In Thermodesulfovibrionales bacterium, a single genomic region encodes these proteins:
- the hisI gene encoding phosphoribosyl-AMP cyclohydrolase, producing MIPELKYDDKGLIPAIIQDSEKGDVLMMAYMNETSLKMTLDTGYTHFWSRSRQKYWKKGETSGHVQEVKEVFYDCDADTLLIKVRQHGAGACHTGNRTCFYRRIPLPLRKALVGE from the coding sequence ATGATACCTGAATTGAAATATGATGATAAGGGTCTTATTCCTGCGATCATCCAGGACAGTGAAAAGGGCGATGTCCTCATGATGGCCTATATGAATGAGACATCTCTGAAGATGACGCTCGATACCGGATATACCCATTTCTGGTCCCGGTCACGCCAAAAGTATTGGAAGAAGGGCGAGACATCGGGCCATGTCCAGGAAGTGAAGGAGGTTTTCTATGATTGTGACGCCGATACCCTTTTGATTAAGGTCAGGCAGCATGGGGCCGGGGCCTGCCACACTGGCAACAGGACCTGCTTCTACCGTCGGATACCACTGCCGCTGAGAAAGGCGCTCGTCGGTGAGTGA
- the sodC gene encoding superoxide dismutase [Cu-Zn] SodC, with translation MWRTSLGVAASVLLLSSLVFAEEVVVKINLVNEQGVGKEIGTITASDSKYGMILTPQLSDLTPGLHGFHVHEKPDCSHAMKDGKAVPALAAGGHYDPAKTGKHEGPYGNGHLGDLPPLYVAADGKATLPVLAPRLKVADIRGRSLMIHAGEDNYSDMPAPLGGGGARAACGVVK, from the coding sequence ATGTGGAGAACTTCATTAGGTGTGGCAGCATCCGTTTTGTTGCTTTCCAGTCTTGTCTTTGCTGAAGAGGTAGTCGTCAAGATTAACCTGGTGAACGAACAGGGAGTGGGTAAGGAAATCGGTACTATTACAGCGTCAGACAGCAAGTATGGCATGATACTCACTCCGCAGTTGAGCGATCTGACGCCTGGACTGCACGGCTTCCATGTCCATGAAAAGCCTGATTGCTCCCATGCCATGAAGGACGGGAAAGCAGTCCCTGCCCTTGCAGCAGGCGGCCACTATGACCCTGCAAAAACGGGCAAGCATGAGGGACCTTATGGCAATGGACATCTCGGTGATCTGCCTCCTCTCTATGTCGCTGCTGATGGGAAGGCAACGCTTCCTGTTCTTGCACCCCGGTTAAAGGTGGCGGACATCAGGGGCAGATCGCTGATGATCCATGCCGGGGAAGACAACTATTCCGATATGCCAGCACCCCTTGGCGGCGGCGGCGCCAGGGCAGCATGCGGTGTGGTTAAGTAA
- a CDS encoding DUF4390 domain-containing protein, with protein sequence MTKICALFLLFLIALPLAAHGVEIVAPEVELTNDEVCVSTSLILDEKNLADVKNGISKELTFYLDLYRVWNAWPDEFIAGRKIQKTLRVDPVKKEYTAAASDGTTLVKRRFKDLDSMLAWTLAIKDLPLVHVRELEPSNYFVRVTVESRLRSLPPVIGYLLFFVPEKEFKIARDSSVFSIGGLR encoded by the coding sequence ATGACAAAGATCTGCGCCCTCTTTCTCCTTTTCCTCATTGCCCTTCCCCTTGCCGCACATGGAGTGGAGATCGTGGCTCCCGAGGTCGAGCTGACAAACGATGAAGTTTGCGTCTCAACCTCGCTGATCCTCGATGAAAAAAACCTTGCCGACGTGAAGAACGGCATATCAAAGGAACTAACCTTCTATCTTGACCTTTACCGGGTATGGAACGCCTGGCCTGACGAATTCATCGCAGGCAGGAAGATCCAGAAGACCCTCAGGGTTGATCCTGTGAAAAAGGAATATACTGCTGCGGCCTCTGACGGCACAACCCTCGTGAAGAGGAGATTCAAAGACCTCGATTCGATGCTGGCTTGGACGCTCGCCATCAAAGATCTCCCCCTCGTCCATGTAAGGGAACTTGAGCCTTCCAATTATTTCGTGAGGGTTACCGTTGAATCCCGTCTGAGGTCCCTGCCTCCCGTTATCGGATACCTTCTCTTTTTTGTCCCGGAGAAGGAATTCAAGATAGCGAGAGATTCTTCAGTCTTCTCCATCGGAGGCCTGCGGTGA
- a CDS encoding adenosine-specific kinase — protein sequence MELKAIGVTIPEGCNIILGQTHFIKTAEDLYEILATTVPQAKFGIAFTEASGPCLIRAEANDEELGGLCVRILQDIGAGHVFCIFLKGAFPIAVLNAIKNCPEVCGIYCATANPLEVIVASTKQGMGIIGVVDGFPPKGLEGEGDRKQRQGFLRKIGYKL from the coding sequence ATGGAACTCAAGGCAATAGGAGTAACCATCCCTGAAGGGTGCAATATCATTCTCGGCCAGACCCACTTTATCAAGACTGCCGAGGACCTCTACGAGATCCTTGCCACAACCGTGCCCCAGGCAAAGTTTGGCATTGCCTTTACCGAGGCCTCGGGCCCCTGCCTCATAAGGGCAGAGGCAAATGACGAGGAACTGGGAGGCCTGTGCGTGAGGATCCTGCAGGACATAGGAGCCGGACATGTATTTTGCATATTCCTGAAGGGTGCCTTCCCCATAGCCGTCCTGAATGCGATAAAGAACTGTCCTGAAGTCTGCGGGATCTATTGCGCGACGGCGAATCCCTTGGAGGTGATCGTCGCCTCGACGAAACAGGGGATGGGCATTATCGGCGTTGTTGATGGATTTCCGCCAAAGGGGCTGGAAGGAGAAGGTGATAGGAAACAGCGGCAAGGGTTTCTCAGGAAGATCGGTTATAAACTCTAG
- a CDS encoding histidine triad nucleotide-binding protein yields MSDCIFCKIISRKIPARIVREDDSILAFEDINPQAPMHVLVIPKKHIATTLEIGEGDHVLIGSLFKTANEIARERGLAERGFRLVMNTNPESGQTVYHIHLHLLGGRHMHWPPG; encoded by the coding sequence GTGAGTGACTGTATATTCTGCAAAATCATCAGTCGGAAAATACCGGCAAGGATCGTCCGCGAAGACGACAGCATCCTGGCCTTCGAGGACATCAATCCACAGGCGCCGATGCATGTGCTCGTGATCCCCAAGAAACACATCGCAACAACCCTGGAGATCGGGGAGGGGGACCACGTTCTTATCGGCAGTCTCTTCAAGACCGCTAATGAGATCGCCCGGGAGAGGGGCTTAGCCGAACGGGGCTTCAGGCTCGTGATGAACACAAACCCCGAATCAGGGCAGACAGTCTACCATATCCATCTCCACCTCCTTGGCGGAAGGCATATGCACTGGCCGCCGGGATAA